A stretch of the Synechocystis sp. PCC 7338 genome encodes the following:
- a CDS encoding RNA-guided endonuclease TnpB family protein encodes MEKSHRYRFYPTSEQESLLRRTLGCVRLVYNKALQVRTQGWYERQERIGYTQTSSMLTGWKKEEELDFLNEVSSVPLQQSLRNLQTAFTNFFAGRAKYPNFKKKHQGGSAEFTKVAFRFRDGQIYLAKCSKPLDIRWSRQIPKGCEPTSVTVRLHPSGRWHIAIHFDDPNIKPLPVNENAIGIDLGVTSLIATSNGDKIANPKQFKKHHRCLRLAQKRLARKQKGSKNRDKARRKVAKIHLKITDSRKDFLHKLTTQLVRENQTIAVEDLSVKNMVKNRKLAFSISDSGWGEFVRQLDYKCRWYGRNLVKIDRLFPSSKRCSSCGHIVDKMPLNIRDWQCPECGTNHDRDINASRNILAAGLAVSVCGATVRPEQSKSVKAGAMKQKLKS; translated from the coding sequence ATGGAAAAGTCACATCGGTATCGTTTTTACCCGACATCGGAGCAAGAAAGTCTCTTGCGCCGCACGTTAGGTTGCGTCCGCCTGGTGTACAACAAAGCTCTCCAGGTCAGAACCCAAGGGTGGTATGAGCGCCAAGAGCGTATCGGCTATACCCAGACATCCTCAATGTTGACTGGATGGAAGAAGGAAGAAGAATTAGACTTTCTTAATGAAGTCAGTTCCGTTCCCCTTCAACAAAGTCTGCGGAATCTTCAAACTGCTTTCACCAATTTCTTTGCGGGTCGGGCGAAATATCCCAACTTCAAAAAGAAACATCAAGGAGGTAGTGCGGAATTTACCAAAGTCGCATTCCGATTTAGGGATGGGCAAATTTACCTAGCCAAGTGCTCGAAACCTCTGGATATTCGTTGGTCGAGGCAAATTCCCAAGGGATGCGAACCAACCAGTGTAACGGTACGACTTCATCCATCGGGACGGTGGCACATTGCCATTCATTTTGATGATCCGAACATCAAACCATTGCCTGTTAACGAGAATGCTATTGGTATTGATTTAGGGGTGACAAGCTTGATTGCTACCAGTAATGGTGACAAGATTGCCAATCCCAAGCAATTTAAGAAGCATCATCGTTGTTTACGGTTGGCCCAAAAACGTCTAGCCCGTAAACAAAAGGGGTCTAAGAATAGGGATAAGGCAAGGCGTAAAGTTGCCAAAATTCACCTTAAAATTACTGATTCCCGTAAAGATTTCCTCCATAAATTGACTACTCAACTCGTTCGTGAAAACCAAACGATTGCAGTTGAGGATCTCTCCGTCAAAAATATGGTCAAAAACAGAAAACTCGCCTTCTCCATTAGCGATAGTGGCTGGGGCGAGTTTGTTCGTCAATTGGACTATAAATGTCGTTGGTATGGAAGGAATCTGGTCAAGATTGACCGTTTGTTTCCTTCTTCCAAACGCTGTAGTTCCTGTGGGCATATCGTCGATAAGATGCCTCTCAATATTCGAGATTGGCAATGTCCTGAGTGTGGAACCAACCATGATAGGGACATCAATGCCAGTCGTAATATCTTGGCCGCTGGACTAGCGGTGT
- the mfd gene encoding transcription-repair coupling factor gives MTFSSILRHLQTLPLSKDLREKLQKRGHVQLSGLPRLPKGLIVSSLAQSLEKNLLVITATLEEAGRWTAQLELMGWQTVNFYPTSEASPYDAGRLESEMVWGQMQVLAELIQEHQVKSKAIIATEKALQPHLPPVETLRQYCLTLRRGQEMDSKSLELTLARLGYERGSTVETEGQWSRRGDIVDIFPVSAELPVRLEWFGDELEKIREFDPASQRSLDDLASLVLTPTSFDQVIEPALNAQDIDLVAWGEDPETEQLFGKEGLQRFLGLAFSEPACLIDYLSAETVCVLDEPEQCAAHSERWFEAVAQDWQSLQLPNLPQLHLDFSALGDRLKENFTYIALSEIHEVNTDSLDISARPIPTMPHQFAKLAEILRGKREIYSGLTLGQYSTWLISAQPSRTVSLLQEHDCAVQFIANPRDYPAIEKSQIQRTAVTLKYAGMAELEGFILPTFRVVLVTDRELFGQHALATPEYVRKRRRATSKQVDINKLSPGDYVVHKSHGIGKFLKLDALANREYLMIQYADGILRVPADSLDSLSRFRHTGARPPELHKMGGKVWEATKNKVRKAVKKLAVDLLNLYAKRAKQMGYAYPPDSPWQQELEDSFPYQPTPDQLKAVQDVKRDLEGDRPMDRLVCGDVGFGKTEVAVRAIFKAVTSGNKQVALLAPTTVLTQQHYHTLKERFAPYPITIGLLNRFRTASEKKEILAKLKSGELDIVVGTQQVLGTSVKFKDLGLLVIDEEQRFGVNQKEKIKTLKTEVDVLTLTATPIPRTLYMSLSGIREMSLITTPPPSRRPIKTHLSPYNSEVIRTAIRNELDRGGQVFYVVPRIEGIEELGGQLRQMVPSARIAIGHGQMEESELESTMLAFNDGEADILLCTTIIEAGLDIPRVNTIIVENAQKFGLAQLYQLRGRVGRSGIQAHAWLLYPNQKQLTEKARLRLRALQEFSQLGSGYQLATRDMEIRGVGNLLGAEQSGQIEAIGYEFYMEMLQDAIKEIQGQEIPKVEDTQIDLPLTAFIPSDYIPDLEEKMAAYRTITSIESTDKLPKIALDWGDRYGTLPSPVEELFKVVKLKHLAKSLGFSRIKVEGKQNLVLETPMEEPAWKLLAENLPSHLQSRFVYSAKKVVVRGLGVLPPAKQMDNLIDWFGKMQGALPEVKIETLVN, from the coding sequence ATGACCTTTTCCTCCATTCTGCGCCATCTGCAAACCCTACCTCTGAGCAAAGACCTACGGGAAAAATTACAAAAGCGGGGCCATGTGCAACTCAGTGGGCTACCCCGGTTACCCAAGGGCTTGATTGTTTCCAGTTTGGCCCAGTCCTTAGAGAAAAATCTTTTGGTTATCACTGCCACGTTGGAAGAGGCCGGGCGGTGGACAGCGCAGTTAGAACTGATGGGTTGGCAAACCGTTAACTTTTACCCCACTTCAGAAGCTTCCCCCTATGATGCTGGGAGGCTAGAGTCGGAAATGGTCTGGGGACAAATGCAGGTGTTAGCAGAATTAATCCAGGAGCATCAGGTTAAGAGCAAGGCGATCATTGCCACGGAAAAGGCCCTACAGCCCCATTTACCCCCGGTGGAAACCCTGAGGCAGTACTGCTTGACTCTACGGCGGGGTCAGGAGATGGATAGTAAAAGTCTGGAGTTGACCCTAGCTAGATTGGGCTACGAACGGGGCAGCACCGTGGAAACGGAGGGGCAATGGAGTCGGCGGGGGGACATTGTTGATATTTTTCCGGTGTCGGCGGAGCTACCGGTAAGGTTGGAATGGTTTGGCGACGAGTTGGAAAAAATTCGCGAGTTTGATCCTGCTAGCCAGCGTTCCTTGGATGACTTAGCTAGTTTGGTGCTGACCCCGACTAGTTTTGATCAGGTAATTGAGCCGGCGTTAAATGCCCAAGATATTGATCTTGTCGCCTGGGGAGAAGACCCGGAAACGGAACAATTATTTGGCAAAGAAGGCCTGCAACGATTTTTAGGTTTAGCCTTTTCAGAACCTGCTTGCTTAATAGATTATTTATCGGCGGAAACGGTCTGTGTGCTAGATGAGCCGGAGCAATGTGCGGCCCATAGTGAACGGTGGTTTGAGGCGGTGGCCCAGGATTGGCAGAGTTTGCAATTGCCGAATTTACCCCAACTGCATCTGGATTTTTCGGCCCTTGGCGATCGCCTGAAAGAGAATTTTACTTATATTGCCCTGTCGGAAATCCACGAAGTTAATACGGATAGTTTGGACATTTCGGCCCGACCAATCCCCACCATGCCCCATCAATTTGCTAAGTTGGCAGAAATTTTACGGGGTAAACGGGAAATTTATAGCGGTTTGACTTTGGGACAATACAGCACTTGGTTGATTTCAGCTCAGCCTAGTCGCACCGTTTCCCTTTTGCAAGAACATGACTGCGCGGTGCAGTTTATTGCTAATCCTAGGGATTATCCCGCCATCGAAAAAAGTCAGATTCAACGAACAGCAGTGACTTTAAAATATGCGGGCATGGCAGAACTGGAAGGATTTATTCTGCCCACCTTTCGGGTGGTGTTGGTCACAGACCGGGAATTATTTGGTCAGCATGCCTTAGCCACACCGGAATATGTGCGGAAACGGCGGCGGGCTACCTCTAAACAAGTTGATATTAACAAGCTTTCCCCCGGAGATTACGTTGTCCATAAAAGCCATGGCATTGGTAAATTTTTAAAGTTGGATGCGTTGGCTAATCGGGAATATTTAATGATCCAATACGCCGACGGTATTTTGCGGGTGCCTGCGGATAGTTTGGACAGTTTATCCCGTTTTCGTCATACGGGAGCTAGACCGCCAGAACTGCATAAGATGGGTGGTAAAGTTTGGGAGGCCACCAAAAATAAAGTCCGTAAAGCGGTTAAAAAGTTGGCAGTGGATTTGCTCAATCTCTATGCCAAACGGGCAAAACAAATGGGTTATGCCTACCCGCCGGACAGTCCCTGGCAACAGGAATTGGAGGATTCTTTTCCCTACCAACCCACCCCCGATCAGCTCAAAGCAGTGCAGGATGTGAAACGGGATCTGGAAGGCGATCGCCCGATGGATCGATTAGTGTGTGGAGACGTGGGTTTTGGCAAAACAGAAGTGGCAGTGCGGGCTATTTTTAAGGCCGTGACCAGTGGCAATAAACAGGTGGCTTTATTGGCTCCCACCACAGTGCTAACCCAACAGCATTACCACACTCTGAAAGAAAGATTTGCTCCCTATCCCATCACCATTGGGTTGTTAAATCGCTTCCGGACAGCATCAGAAAAAAAGGAAATTTTAGCTAAGTTAAAAAGTGGTGAACTGGATATTGTGGTAGGTACCCAACAGGTATTGGGCACATCGGTGAAATTCAAAGATTTGGGTTTACTAGTCATTGACGAAGAACAGCGATTTGGCGTCAATCAAAAGGAAAAAATTAAAACCTTAAAAACGGAAGTGGACGTCTTAACTCTCACTGCCACTCCCATTCCCCGCACCCTTTATATGTCTCTTTCTGGCATTCGGGAAATGAGCTTAATTACCACTCCGCCGCCGTCCCGCCGTCCCATTAAAACCCATTTATCCCCCTATAACTCCGAAGTAATTCGCACTGCCATCCGCAACGAGCTCGACCGGGGAGGCCAGGTTTTTTATGTGGTGCCTCGCATTGAAGGCATCGAAGAATTGGGAGGACAATTGCGACAAATGGTACCCAGTGCTCGCATTGCCATTGGCCACGGTCAAATGGAAGAATCGGAACTGGAAAGTACCATGTTAGCTTTCAATGATGGGGAGGCGGACATTCTACTATGTACCACCATTATTGAAGCTGGTTTAGATATTCCCAGGGTAAACACAATTATTGTCGAAAATGCCCAAAAATTTGGCTTGGCCCAGCTTTATCAACTGCGGGGTCGGGTGGGTCGATCGGGCATTCAAGCCCATGCTTGGTTACTATATCCTAATCAAAAACAACTAACAGAAAAGGCAAGGTTACGATTGCGGGCACTCCAGGAATTTAGCCAACTTGGTTCCGGCTATCAATTGGCCACTAGGGATATGGAAATTCGGGGTGTAGGTAATTTGTTGGGGGCAGAACAATCCGGGCAAATTGAGGCGATCGGTTATGAGTTTTATATGGAAATGTTGCAAGATGCCATTAAAGAAATCCAGGGTCAAGAAATTCCCAAAGTGGAAGATACCCAAATAGATTTACCTCTCACTGCCTTTATTCCCAGCGACTACATTCCCGATTTAGAAGAAAAAATGGCGGCCTACCGCACCATTACCAGCATTGAATCCACCGACAAGTTGCCCAAAATTGCCCTGGATTGGGGTGATCGGTATGGTACACTACCGAGTCCAGTGGAAGAATTATTTAAAGTGGTAAAGCTCAAGCATTTAGCTAAGTCTTTGGGCTTTTCCCGCATTAAAGTAGAGGGCAAACAAAATCTTGTTCTGGAAACCCCCATGGAAGAACCAGCCTGGAAGTTGTTAGCGGAAAATTTGCCCAGCCATCTCCAATCCCGCTTTGTTTACAGTGCAAAAAAAGTTGTAGTGCGGGGACTGGGGGTATTGCCACCGGCTAAACAAATGGATAATCTAATCGATTGGTTTGGCAAAATGCAGGGGGCTTTACCGGAGGTCAAAATAGAGACTTTAGTTAATTAA